A DNA window from Anastrepha ludens isolate Willacy chromosome 6, idAnaLude1.1, whole genome shotgun sequence contains the following coding sequences:
- the LOC128866542 gene encoding farnesol dehydrogenase-like, whose amino-acid sequence MERWQNRVAVVTGASSGIGAACMKYLANNGMVVVGLARRKELMDALRDQVEPEARARVHAIRCDLRDDQQIIAAFKEIESKYGPVAVLVNNAGTVRVMNLVNENNSQDVNDVINTNVLGVVNCTREAFRSMKANGGDGHVFMINSISGHIVPRIPNHSLNIYAPTKFAVTAMTEVYRQEFLNQNTKVKVTSISPGAVDTEIVPQEMKVALENPPFLQPEDIADALLYSLQTPPHVQIHEMIVKPIGELL is encoded by the exons ATGGAACGTTGGCAAAATCGAGTTGCAGTGGTCACCGGTGCCAGTTCTGGCATTGGCGCTGCTTGTATGAAATATCTCGCGAATAATGGAATGGTTGTAGTGGGCCTGGCACGACGCAAAGAACTCATGGACGCTCTGAGGGACCAAGTCGAACCAGAGGCGCGCGCTCGCGTTCATGCCATTCGTTGCGATTTGCGAGACGATCAACAGATTATCGCTGCATTCAAGGAAATCGAGTCCAAGTATGGACCTGTTGCGGTGCTTGTAAATAATGCGGGCACTGTGCGCGTAATGAATTTGGTGAATGAGAACAACTCGCAGGATGTAAATGATGTGATCAACACTAATGTATTGGGTGTAGTCAATTGTACGAGAGAGGCATTCCGCTCCATGAAAGCCAACGGCGGTGATGGACATGTTTTCATGATCAACAGCATCTCGGGACATATTGTGCCTAGGATACCGAATcattctttaaatatttatgcgcCTACGAAATTTGCGGTGACGGCAATGACGGAGGTTTATAGGCAAGAATTTTTGAatcaaaatacgaaagttaaaGTGACG AGTATAAGTCCCGGTGCTGTAGATACAGAAATCGTACCACAGGAAATGAAAGTTGCTTTGGAAAATCCACCATTTTTGCAACCGGAAGATATAGCTGATGCTTTGCTGTACAGCCTTCAGACACCTCCCCATGTGCAG ATACACGAAATGATTGTTAAACCAATTGGAGAACTATTGTAA